In Truepera sp., the sequence AGGCCTGCATCAACCGCTGAGCGCCGAGGTGAGCCGCGGGGGAGGAAGCGGGGAGGAAGCGCAGAAGAACGGTGACCTAGCGGCGCAGCGCAAGCTGTCCAAGAAGGAGATCTTCAAGCTTATCCTGGCCGCCTACGCCACGTCCTTGCCTTACCTGGTCCTGTTCGTGGTGCTCATGCTGATCGCCGTCTGGATCGTGACGACCTTCTTGTTCCACTAGGGTCGTAGCATCTCCTAGGGCCCCGCCAGTACCGGGGCCCCTTTCTCGTGCCGCTCCGCTGGCCGCCCGGGTCACCGTATACTCGGCGGCGTGACCCTCGCGACGGACATCCGCCAGGGCGTTCTCCGGGCCTTGGCCGACCTCCACGTGCCGGGCCGGGCGGTCGACGAGAGCGTCGCAGCCGAGTTGGCGCGCTTCGCGCAGCTGATGCGCGATTACCCCACCAGACCGGGCAAGACGTTGAGGGGCCAGTTGCTGGTGTGGTCGGCGCGCGCCAACGGGGCCGCGAATGGCGGTGCGGCCATGATCCTCGCCGAGGCCATCGAACTCTTCCAGAACTGGGTCTTGGTGCACGACGACATCGAGGACGACTCCGAGGAGCGGCGGGGCCTACCCGCGCTGCATAAGCAGGTGGGCGTGCCGGTGGCCCTCAACGTCGGCGACGCCATGCACATGCTCATGTGGCGCCGGCTGTCGGCCCTTCCCGACGCGCCGCCCGTCGACAAGCGGGCGGCGCTCGACGAGTTCACAGACATGCTCCTCGCCACCGCTGCCGGCCAACACCTCGACCTCGCCTGGGTGAGCGCCGGCAGGTTCGACGTCACGGAGAGCGAGTATCTCCAGATGGTCACGCTCAAGACCGCCTACTACACGGTGGTGGCCCCCCTGCGGCTCGGGGCTTACTGCGCCGGAGCGACGCCACCGGCGGCACTGGAGAGCGCGGCGGTGGACCTGGGGGTGGCGTTCCAGATCCGTGACGACATCCTCAACCTGGGCCCCGGCGAGGGCTATGGCAAGGAGGTGGCCGGCGACCTCTACGAGGGCAAGCGCACGCTGATCCTCGCTCACCTGCTCGCGAACCTGCGGCCCACCGAACGCCGGCGCGTCATCCGGCTGCTCGCCCGCCCCAGGGGCGCCAAGACGGCGGCCGAGATGGACGAGGTGCTCCAGCTGATGAGGGAGCGTGGGTCGCTGGACCACGCGCAGCGCGTGGCCGAGGAGCGCGCCGCTCGGGGCCTGGAAGGGGTGCGCGCGTGGCTCGCACGGCTTCCCGACCAGGCCGCGGCTTCCCGCGTAGCCGGGCTCCTGGGCGACCTGGCCGACCGCTCGGCGTAAGCCCCTAGGCGAAGCCCCAGGCTCGTGCGACTACGGCCCAGCGCCTGGCCAGCTCCACTACCGCTGCCGCTAGGCTGCCTCATGACCCGCCCACGCGCCCGCTCGTCACGCGTCGCGCCGGTCCAGCGCGTGGGGCCTCGGCCGCCGCCGGCCGCCCAGGACTCGGCCGGGCTCGGAAGCCGGGCCCCTCACGCATGGTATGCCCACGCCCTCCGCCTGCTCCCGACGCTCCTGGCCAACCTGGCGCCCTGTAGCGCCTGCCAGGAACGCCCAGGCGGCCTCGTCGGGGTCTGCCCGGCCTGCATGGAGGCCATCGCCGCGGCCGTAGGGAGCCTTGCGCCGGGCGCGACCGAGACGCTGTGGCTCGGGCCCTACGCGGGCGTGTGGCGCCGCCTGGTTCACGCCCTCAAGTACGGCGGGGCACGGAACTTAGCGGGCTTCCTGGGCCCGTTGCTGGCCGAGCGCGTTGCAGCGGCGGGCTGGAGTCCACAACTCGTGGTTCACGTGCCGACGACCGACTCGCGGCGCCGCGGTCGGGGTTACGACCAGGCAGAGCTACTGGCCGTGGCGGCGGCCCTGGCCCTTGGAACGCCGCACGCCCCGGCCCTCGAGCGCGTGCGGGCGACGAAGAAGCTGGCCGGGCTGGGCCGCGCGGCCCGCGGCGCCGCGCTGGTGGGCGCGTTCCGCTCGCGCCACCTGGCCGGGAAAAGGGTGTTGCTGATCGACGACGTGATGACCACCGGCGCCACCCTGGACGCCGCCAGGGCAGCACTGGCCGCGGCTGATGCCGGCCAGGTGAGGAGCGCGGTCGTCGCCAGGACGGCGCCTCCGCTAGAGCGTTCAGAGGACCATGAGCAGCGCGGTTACCACCCCGATGATGGCGCCCGCCAGCACCTGGGGGTAGGTATGACCGAGGAGCGTCTTGAGCGCCTTCGGCTGGAAGCGGGCGTCGAACAGGTGCCCCAACTCCCTCACGAGCTCGTTGATGGCCTCCGCCTGTTGCCCCGCGGCGCGCCTGATGCCCGTGGCGTCGTACATCACGATGGAGCCGAACACCAAGGCTAGGGCGAAGGTCGGGCTGCCCCAGCCGTACAGCACCCCCACGCTGGTGGCGAGCGCGGCCACCGACGCGGTGTGAGAGGACGGCATGCCGCCCGTATCGAGCAGCCGCTCGGGGGCCCAGCGCCGCTCGGTGATGAGTACCAGGCCGACCTTGAGCACCTGCGCCACGATGGTCGCCACGATGGCCGACCAGAGCGGAAGGTTGCCGAGCACGCCGGTCACCCCGCGCGCCTTTCGCGTGCCGCCTTGATCGTGTTGGCTATCACCATGACCACGGTCATGAGCCCCGTGCCGCCTGGCATCGGCGTCAGGTAGCCCGCCACGCGGGCCACGTCCGGGTGCACGTCGCCGGCGATGCCCTCCTCCTCTCGTGTCAGGCCGACGTCGAAGACGGCGGCCCCCGGCTTGACCATCTCGGGAGTGATGAGGCGCGGACTGCCGACCGCCGCGACCAGAACGTCGGCGCGGCGCGTGACTGCGCCCAGGTCCTGGGTGCGCGAGTGCGCCAGCGTCACCGTTGCGTTGCGCGCGAGTAAGAGGGCCGCCAACGGCTTGCCGACGAGGTTCGAGCGGCCCACCACCACCGCCTCCCTACCGGCCACCGGCACCCCGTAATGGTCGATCAACGCCAGCACTCCCAGGGGCGTGGCGGGGGCGAGGCCGGTGCCCTGCGACCAGAGCTTCCCGACGTTCATCGGGTGAAGCCCGTCGACGTCCTTGCCCGGGTCGATGGCCGCCAAGACCTTCGGGGCCTCCACGCCGGGAACGGGGAGTTGCACCAGGATGCCGTCCACGTCTGCATCCTCGTTGAGTCCGTGCACCAGTTCGAGCACGTCTGCGGTGGTGGTCCCCTCGGGCAGCACCACGGTTCTCGAGCGCATGCCCACGCGGCCCGCCAGCCGCTCCTTCGAGCGGACGTAGTAAGCGCTGGCCGGGTCGTCGCCTACCCGCACGAAGACGAGCTGCGGCACGAAGGTGAGCGCCGCCACCTCGTCCCGCATGCGCTCCACGAGGGCCGCCGACACGACCTTGCCGTCGAGCCTCACGGCCTCAGGAGCTCGGGGCATCGCCGTCCTCGGGCTCGCGCACCGGTTCGGGTTCGCGGGGATCCACGCCCATCGCGCCTCGCTGTTCACGTAGGAGCTTCGCCAACACCCCGTTCACGAACCGCCCAGACTCGTCGCCGCCGAACTTCTTCGCCAACCTGACGGCCATCTCGATCGCTACCTCGGGCGGTTCCGTGCCGTGGCGCATCTCGGTGAGCGCTATGCGCAACACGTTGAGGTCGGTCTGCGACATCTGACCGAACGACCAGCCCGTGATGGCGGCGGCCAGTTCGGCGTTCAGCTCCTCGCGGTGGGCGTCGAAGGACTTCAGCAAGCCCCCCGCGAACTCGAGGTCGGTAACGTCGAGGGCGTCGCCGTAGACGGCGTCGTCCGCGTCCTCGACAACCTCGGCCTGCTCCGCCCTGACGCTGCGCCAGACGTCCAGCAGCGGCTCGGCGCCGCGCTCGGACTGGAACAGGGTTCGAAACGCCAGCTCCCGCGCCTGGCGTCTACCCACGCGTGGCGTCCTCTTCCGGCAACTCGACGCTCTCCACGGCAACGTTCACGCTGCGCACCACCAGCCCCGTCATGGAGGCGATCGCCTCACGCACCGCCGACTGCGCCGCCGCCGCCACCTTGGGTATCTCCACGCCGTAGTCGACGGCGAGCGAGAGGTCCACCCATACGTCGTCGCCGTCTCGCTCGATGACTATGCCACGCGCGCGCCTCCCCCCGAGGATCTCACCCACCCGGGCGGGCGGCAGCGTCGGCCGCACGCCGTCGACCTGCTCGACGGCCAACTGGGTGATGTTCATCAGGACGTCGGCCGAGATGGCGAGATCGGAGGATTCGTTCATGGGGTCATCCTACGCACGATGAAGTTGGTGTACACGGCTCCGCGCCTGAAGAAGGCGTTGTCCAAGACCTTGAGGTGGAAGGGCACGGTCGTCTTGACGCCCTCGATGACGGTCTCCTTGAGGGCGCGGTCCATGCGCGCGATGGCCTCCTGCCGGCTCGGGGCCCAGGCGATTATCTTGGCGATGAGACTGTCGTACGTGGGCGGTATCCTGTAGCCGGCGTAGACGTGCGAGTCGACGCGGATGCCGGGACCGCCAGGCCAGTGCACGTCCGTGATGACGCCCGCGCTGGGCCTGAAGTCGTGGTCGGGGTCCTCGGCGTTCACCCGCACCTCGATGGCGTGACCGCTCACCTCCAACTCCGACTGCTTCAGCTGCATGCCCAAGCCGGCGGCCACGCGGATCTGCTCTTGCACCAGGTCGGTGCGAGTGATCATCTCGGTCACCGGATGCTCCACCTGGATGCGCGTGTTCATCTCGGAGAAGTAGTAGCCTCCCTGCCGGTCGACGAGGAACTCGCAGGTGCCGGCGCCGCGGTACTCGATGTGCTTGGCGAGGTTGACGGCGGCCGCGGCGATGTTGGCGCGCAGCTCGGGGTCGAGTCCGCTGGGGGCCTCCTCGAGCATCTTCTGGTAGCGGCGCTGGATGGAGCAGTCGCGCTCGAACAGGTGCACGACGTCACCCTTGCCGTCGCCGAAGACCTGGATCTCGATGTGCTTCGGCTCCTCCAGGTACTTCTCCATGTACAGCTCGGGGTTGCCGAATGCGGCGCGCGCCTCTTCCTGGGCGTTGACGAACTGCCGCTCGAGGTCGGAGTGACTATGCACCACACGCATGCCGCGGCCGCCACCGCCGGCGGACGCCTTGAGTATGAGCGGGAACCCGATCTCGTCGGCGAAGCTGGTGGCCTCCGCCAGGTCGCGTAGCGGCTCGCTGCCGGGTGTGATGGGCACGCCTACTGCCGCGGCCAGCGCGCGAGCGGCGGCCTTGTCACCTATCCGCGCGATGGTCTCGGGGCGCGGCCCGATGAAGGTCAGGCCGTGCTCCTCGCACATGGCGGCGAACTCGGCGTTCTCGGCGAGGAAGCCGTAGCCGGGGTGAATGGCCTCCGCACCGCTCACCAGTGCCGCGGCGAGGAGGTTCCGGACGTTCAGGTAGCTCTCGGCGGCGGGAGCAGGACCGATGCAAATCGACTCGTCGGCCAACAGCACGGGCAGCGAGTTCTCGTCGGCCTTGGAATAGGCCACGACCGTCTGCACACCGAGTTCACGCGCGGCGCGAAGCACTCGCAGCGCGATCTCGCCCCGGTTGGCTATCAGGATCTTCCGGAACATGGGGCTCACCCGTGAACTCAGGCCGGTTCTATGCGGAACAGGACTTGGCCGTACTCGACCGGGTCGCCGTTGCCCACGGACACCTCACGCACGATCCCCGCCGTCTCGGCCTCGATCTCGTTCATGAGCTTCATGGCCTCGATGATGCACAAGACGGTGCCCGCGCTCACGCGGTCGCCGACCTTCACGAACGGTGGCGCCTCGGGCGAGGGTGATCCGTAGAACGTGCCGACGATGGGGGCGAGAACCTCCAGAAGCTGCGGGCCGGCGGCCTCCGACGCGGCGGACTGGGGGGCGGCGGCCGCCGGCGGGGCCTGGGGCGGTGCCTGTTGGCCGGACTGCGCGGCCTGCTGGTTGCCGGAAGAAGCGCCCTGCTGGGCCGCTTGGGGAGGCGTGAACGTGACCGTGGCCGGACCCCGGTCCTCGCCGCGTTTGACGCTCAACTTGTAATCGCCCGTGTCGTAAGTGAACTCCCGGACGTCGGTGGCGGCCAGGCCCTCCAGCAGCTTGCGTATCTCCTTGACGTCCATCAGGCCCTGCCCAGGTAATCGCCGCTGCGCGTGTCGACGCGGATGACCTCACCCTGATCGATGAAGAGGGGCACGTTGACGGTGCCGCCCGACTCGAGCTTGGCGGGCTTGGTGCCACCCGAAACGGTATCGCCGCGCACGCCAGGGTCCGTCTGCACGATCTCGAGCTCCACCACGTTCGGCAGCGTGACCTTGAGGGGCTTGTTGGCGTAGTAGTCGACCGTGACCTCGGTGTTCTCCTTCAGGAATCGCGCCCCGTCGCCGATCTGATCGCGAGTTAGCACTGGCTGCTCGAACGTCTCCAGGTCCATGAACGTGAAGTCGTCGCCGTCGGAATAGAGGAAGTTCATCTGGCGGTACTCGATGAAGATATCTTGCAGCTTTTCAGTGGCGTTGAACGAACGCTCGACGATGGATCCGGTCTCGAGGTTGCGGAACTTCGCCACCATCTTCGCTCCACCACGCCCGATCTTCTGGTGCTGGTAGTCGACGCACTCCCAAAGGCCGCCGTCCATCTCGACCTTCGTCCCGTTCCTCAGGTCAGTCACGCTGATCATCAATACCCTCCAACGCATCGGACCGCGGCTCTAGCAGTGTCGTCGACGAACACCCGACCACGCCGTAGCGGATTAGCCGGGCCACTCTACCATCCGGCCGTCGCAGCCTCGGCCCCGGCGGCCCCGAACCTGTGGCCCGCCGTCGCGGGGCGAGGCACGCCGGCTTCGGACCGGGCGGCACTACAGCTCCATGCGCAATGGTTCCAGCCGCGCGTCTCTTATCAGCTCCTGGTAGCGTTCGGGGCTCAACTCGCCGCTGGCGCCCTCCATGGCCACGAACGTCGCCTCGAGCAGGTTGGTGCCCAGGCTGCGGCCCTGGAAGCGCGGTGTCGTCGTGATCAGAGCGCTTGCACCCCGTTGCCTGAGGAACTCCACGTCGTCGGCGGTAGTGGTGTTGGTCAGCACGGTCTTGCCGGCGAGCGACGCCGGAGCGTAGCGCTTGATGAAGTGCCAATCACCGGCCAGAACCTCGGCCCAATCGTAGTAGCGGGCGAACTTACGCTCGTTCGGCGCGCTATCTTGCGCGTCCCCGGTCGGGTAGAGCCACTTGAAGGGCACACGAACCACGATGGGCGCCAGCACCGTCGCGAGGCGCACGAGTCCGCCCAGGCTCCTCACCGGCACCGGCAAGCCCAACGCGAACACCACGTCGCCGTAGAACACGTCGGCGCCCTGCCTCGCCAGCTCCTCGGCCATCCCGAAACGGTCGACCGCGGAGACCATGAGCACCTTCCGCCCCTGCCAACCGACCGAAGGCGCTAGGGCCTTCACGCTTAGGCGCTCCAGGGTGTTCTTGAGACCAGCGCCGCACACGACCGGGGTGGACTTGGACGCGCGGGCCAGCCGCAACGCGTCGCGCACGTAGTAGCGCCGCTCTCGTACGGCGAAGTAGAGGTCGATGCCACCCAGCCCGATGGCGTCGACGTGGCCGTCGAACTCGCCGATCAACGCCTCCGCCTTCTTGATGTCTCCACCGGTGCCGATGCGTCTGATGTGAACCTTGCGGCCAAGAACCTCGACGACCTGGTCGGTGTCGCGCTTCACGGAACCCAGCGAGACGCTGACGACCTCCAACGTGGGCTCTTTCAAGCGAGGCTCTTCCCGTACCACTCGAGCAGCGGGCGAGCGTCGATGGCGAAGCGGTAACCGTGGCTTTCCCAGAAGCTGCGCGCGCGGGGGTTCTCGCCGTAGATGCTCGCCAGCATCCGTTTACAGCGGCCGTTCAGGCGCCGCTCGAGGTCCTTGACGCAGGCGCTGCCCACGCCGTGGCTCTGCATGCCGGCCCGCACGAGAAGCAGGTTGACCGTTGCGTCGCCGGCGGCGGGGTAGTCGAGCTTGTAGTCGAGATAGCCGACCACCGCGGCGCCCGACACCGGATCCACGTGCAGCCCGGACTCGGACTCGCTGGGGTCCAGCAGGACCAACTCCACGTGGCGCCTGGGGTCGGAGATGGCCGTCGCCAGGTCGGTGCGCACCTCGGCGACGGTCGGGACGGGGATCGAGATGATCTCGAAGTAGCCGGGGGTCGCCTCGTACAGTTCCTGGACGAGCGGTGCGTCGTCGACCGTCGCCGACCGGGTCCGGATCGGAGAGAGCGTTTGGTACAAGTTGTTCACCCCTTCGGGCACCGCACTGGCGCCGCGGGACTCGTATGTGAGCGTGAAACCGTCAAGATAACTCCAAGCGATTCTACCAACGCCGGCCTTCGCCAGGTGGTGTCGATTGGCTCACAACCGTCCCCGGCAGGGGGCATGGAAGCGCACATACTTGCCAAGCGGTCCGTTTGGGCTATAGGGTTACGTGGGCGGCTGCAGGCCGCACGGCGCCCTGCCGGGGTGCTAAGCTCTGCGAATCCCAGCAAGCTCGTTCGGAGGAACCGTTGTCAGACGTATTGCCTAATGCGGAGGGTGGAGCGCCGGTGATCGCGGCGCGAGACGCGTTCGCCAAAGCCTTCCAGTTCCGCAGGGCCGACGAAGCCGTCGCGAGCGGGATGCACCCTTACTTCAAACCCATTGCGTCGCAACACGGGGGCAGTGTCCGTGTCGCAGGCCGCGAGATGATCATCACGGGCTCGAACGACTACCTGGGGCTCACGCAGGACCCGCGCCTCAAGGAGGCCGCCCGCCGAGCCCTCGACGACTTCGGCACCAGTTGCACGGGCTCCCGCTTCCTTACCGGCACGCTCACTCTTCACGAGGAACTCGAGCACCGCCTGGCCGAGTTCTTCCACCGCGAGGCGGTGCTGACTTTCAGTGCCGGTTTCCTCGGTTGCCTCTCGGTCGTCTCCGCCCTTGCGGGCCGGCACGACATCTTGTACTACGACCGCGAGAACCACGCCTCGCTGTACGACGCGGCGCGCCTTTCCTTCGCCACGTTGAGGAAGTACGAGCACAACGACCTGGCCGACTTGGAGCAGATGCTCGAGGCCGACGTCGGTAAGCCGGGCGGGCGGATAATCGTCACCGACGGCGTCTTCTCCATGAGCGGCCATATTGCCGACCTGCCCGGCATCGTGCGCCTCAAGAAGCGATACGGGGCCCGGCTGATCGTCGACGATGCGCACGCGACCGGGGTGCTGGGGGAACACGGGCGCGGCACCGGTGAGCACTTCGGGCTCGAGGACGAGGTCGACGTCATCGTCGGCACCTTCTCGAAGTCGTTCGCCAGCGTGGGCGGCTTCATGGCCGGTGACCGCGAGGTCGTCAACTACGTCAAGCATCACGCGCGGCCGTTCATCTTCACGGCGGCGCTTCCCGCCATGCAGATGGCCGCCGCCCTGGAAGCACTCAACATCATCGAGGCGGAACCGCAGCACCGTGAACGGCTGTGGCACAACGTGGCGCGCCTTTCGGCAGGCATGACGGCGCTGGGCTTCGACACGATGGGTTCGAGAACACCGATCGTTCCCGTGCTGATAGGCCCGGACGAGCTTGCGATGGCCTTCTGGAAGTCGCTGTGGGAGCTGGGTATCTTCACCACCCCGGCGCTGCCCCCCGGCGTGCCGGCCGGACAGTCGATAATCCGCACCAGTGTCAACGCCAACCATACCGACGCGCAGCTTGACGCTCTCTTGCATGCCTTCACAGAAGTCGGGCGCAAGTTTGGCGTAATCTAGCGCCACCATGGTGAGCGTCGAGCGAGTATCCGGTCGAAAGACACTCAAAGAGTTCGTCCTCTACCCGTACCGGCTGCACGCCGGCGATCCCAACTGGGTGGCGCCCCTGCGCATCTCGGAGTTCGAACTGCTGAACCCGAAGAAGAACCCCTTCTGGGATCACGCCCGCGGCTCCTTCTACCTGGCGCGCCAGAACGGGCAGGTGGTGGGGCGGGTGGCCTGCATCGACGACGACCTCCACAACTCCACTCACGAGGGCGACAACCTCGTGTTCTTCGGTTTCTTCGAGGCCGCCGGCAAGGAGGCCGCGGCGGCGCTGTTCGCCGCGGTGGAGGCGGAGGCGCGCGGCCTCGGCCGCAAGTCGGTCCGCGGACCCGCCAACCCCTCGATGAACGACGGCGCGGGCTTCCAGATCGACGCCTTCGACCAGAAGCCGTACGTGATGATGCCGCAGAGCCCCCCTACTTACGTCGAGTGGGCCTCCGAGGTGGGCTACGAGAAGGTCAAGGACCTCTACATGTTCCATTTCAAGAACCCGGGCGAGGTGCCCGAGCGCGTGAGGCGCATCGTCGATCGCGCGCGGGAACGCTCGAAGCCCGTGGTGCGAGCCGCCGACCTCAAGCACTTCCACGAAGAGGTGAAGATCCTCCAGCGCATCCATCACGCGGCGTGGGAGAAGAACTGGGGCGACGTGCCGTTCACGGACGGCGAGATAGCCCACCTGGCGGAAGACCTGAAGCTGATCGTCAACCCCGAACTCGCCCTCTTCCTCGAGTACAAGGGCGAGCCGGTGGCCGTTTGCATCGCGGTGCCCAACCTCAATCAGGTCCTGGAGCGCTTCGACGGCCGCCTGATCACGGGGATCCTGCCACTTCTGAACCGGAAGAAGATCATGACCCAGGCGCGGCTGGTGATCCTGGGGGTGCTGCCTGAGTACCGCAACCACGGCTTCGACCTGATCCTCATCGATGAGGTCGTGAAGCGGTCTCATGCCGCCGGGATACTCGAGGGCGAGTGCGGCTGGACCCTGGAGGACAACCACGCCATCAACCGCGCCATCGAGGCGGTGGGAGGCGTGCGCCACAAGACCTACCGCATGGTGCAGAAAGACCTATGAAGCTGGGCGCCGCATTGAGGTTGGTGTCAACCGACCTCGGGGCGCTCTTCCCGCGGGGCGAGGCCGGCAAGTACTGGTTCCTGCTCCTGGCTTCGCTGGCACTACAGGCCGCGTTCTGGTACGTCGCCACGCCCGGCCCCAGCCTCCTGCGCCTGGCGCCTCAGGTCCCACTCTCCGCCTTCAACAGCGTCGCCTGGAGCGTCCTACTGCTGCTGCTCATCCCCGCCGCCCTCTACCGGGCCCTGATCGGGCCGCTCAAGGGCGCGGGACTGCGGGTGGGCGATTGGCGCTTCGGGCTCGCCGCCGTGGTGCCGCTGGCGCTGGCCGCTGCCCTGCTCATGGTCCTCGTGAGCGGCGATCCGACCCTCACGGCGACGTACCCGTGGCCGGGCTCCTGGGCGGGAACGAGCCTGGGCAGCCTGGCGCTCTGGCTAGTCGTGTATGCGCTCTACTACCTGGCGTTCGAGGCCTTCTACCGCGGCTTCGTGATCGACGTCGCGCGGCGTGTGGTCTCCCCCACGGCCGCCATCTGGCTGAGCGTCGTCATGGCGACCCTCGTCCACTTGGGAAAGCCGTTGGCCGAAGTCATGGCCGCGGCGCCGGTGTCGGTGCTCTTCGCGGTCCTGGCCGTACGCAGCCGCTCGATCCTCTACCCCATGCTCCTGCACCTTACCTTCGGCTTCGCGCTCGACCTTGCCGTGTTGGCGCGCTCGGGTCACCTGCTCAACTGAGCCCAGGACTGCTACCGTCATGCTCATGGCCTTCCGTCGCAGCCCGCTTGCGGACTCTCGCACATGAGGGTCCTGGTCACCGGCGCACACGGCTTCCTGGGAAGTCACGTCTCGGAGGCCCTGCTGGCCAACGGCGACTCCGTGCGAGCGCTCCTGACGCCGTGGGGCTCGGACGCCAACCTCGCCCACCTGCGCCATCACGAGCGCCTCGAGGTGGTGCGTGCCGACCTGACCGCAGATGACAGCGCCCACGGGATGTGCGACGGTGTCGACGCCGTGGTGCACGCCGCCGCTCGCGTGGCGGATTGGGGTCCGTGGGACGCCTTCTACCGCACGAACGTCGTCGCGACGCGCGCCCTGCTGCACGAAGCCGCTCACGCCCGTTGCGGGCGCTTCCTTTTCATCTCGAGCGTGGCCGTTCACCGCTACTCCGGGT encodes:
- the efp gene encoding elongation factor P produces the protein MISVTDLRNGTKVEMDGGLWECVDYQHQKIGRGGAKMVAKFRNLETGSIVERSFNATEKLQDIFIEYRQMNFLYSDGDDFTFMDLETFEQPVLTRDQIGDGARFLKENTEVTVDYYANKPLKVTLPNVVELEIVQTDPGVRGDTVSGGTKPAKLESGGTVNVPLFIDQGEVIRVDTRSGDYLGRA
- a CDS encoding quinate 5-dehydrogenase — encoded protein: MKEPTLEVVSVSLGSVKRDTDQVVEVLGRKVHIRRIGTGGDIKKAEALIGEFDGHVDAIGLGGIDLYFAVRERRYYVRDALRLARASKSTPVVCGAGLKNTLERLSVKALAPSVGWQGRKVLMVSAVDRFGMAEELARQGADVFYGDVVFALGLPVPVRSLGGLVRLATVLAPIVVRVPFKWLYPTGDAQDSAPNERKFARYYDWAEVLAGDWHFIKRYAPASLAGKTVLTNTTTADDVEFLRQRGASALITTTPRFQGRSLGTNLLEATFVAMEGASGELSPERYQELIRDARLEPLRMEL
- the nusB gene encoding transcription antitermination factor NusB — encoded protein: MGRRQARELAFRTLFQSERGAEPLLDVWRSVRAEQAEVVEDADDAVYGDALDVTDLEFAGGLLKSFDAHREELNAELAAAITGWSFGQMSQTDLNVLRIALTEMRHGTEPPEVAIEMAVRLAKKFGGDESGRFVNGVLAKLLREQRGAMGVDPREPEPVREPEDGDAPSS
- the accC gene encoding acetyl-CoA carboxylase biotin carboxylase subunit — its product is MFRKILIANRGEIALRVLRAARELGVQTVVAYSKADENSLPVLLADESICIGPAPAAESYLNVRNLLAAALVSGAEAIHPGYGFLAENAEFAAMCEEHGLTFIGPRPETIARIGDKAAARALAAAVGVPITPGSEPLRDLAEATSFADEIGFPLILKASAGGGGRGMRVVHSHSDLERQFVNAQEEARAAFGNPELYMEKYLEEPKHIEIQVFGDGKGDVVHLFERDCSIQRRYQKMLEEAPSGLDPELRANIAAAAVNLAKHIEYRGAGTCEFLVDRQGGYYFSEMNTRIQVEHPVTEMITRTDLVQEQIRVAAGLGMQLKQSELEVSGHAIEVRVNAEDPDHDFRPSAGVITDVHWPGGPGIRVDSHVYAGYRIPPTYDSLIAKIIAWAPSRQEAIARMDRALKETVIEGVKTTVPFHLKVLDNAFFRRGAVYTNFIVRRMTP
- a CDS encoding divergent PAP2 family protein, which codes for MLGNLPLWSAIVATIVAQVLKVGLVLITERRWAPERLLDTGGMPSSHTASVAALATSVGVLYGWGSPTFALALVFGSIVMYDATGIRRAAGQQAEAINELVRELGHLFDARFQPKALKTLLGHTYPQVLAGAIIGVVTALLMVL
- a CDS encoding CPBP family intramembrane glutamic endopeptidase; its protein translation is MSTDLGALFPRGEAGKYWFLLLASLALQAAFWYVATPGPSLLRLAPQVPLSAFNSVAWSVLLLLLIPAALYRALIGPLKGAGLRVGDWRFGLAAVVPLALAAALLMVLVSGDPTLTATYPWPGSWAGTSLGSLALWLVVYALYYLAFEAFYRGFVIDVARRVVSPTAAIWLSVVMATLVHLGKPLAEVMAAAPVSVLFAVLAVRSRSILYPMLLHLTFGFALDLAVLARSGHLLN
- a CDS encoding polyprenyl synthetase family protein; the protein is MTLATDIRQGVLRALADLHVPGRAVDESVAAELARFAQLMRDYPTRPGKTLRGQLLVWSARANGAANGGAAMILAEAIELFQNWVLVHDDIEDDSEERRGLPALHKQVGVPVALNVGDAMHMLMWRRLSALPDAPPVDKRAALDEFTDMLLATAAGQHLDLAWVSAGRFDVTESEYLQMVTLKTAYYTVVAPLRLGAYCAGATPPAALESAAVDLGVAFQIRDDILNLGPGEGYGKEVAGDLYEGKRTLILAHLLANLRPTERRRVIRLLARPRGAKTAAEMDEVLQLMRERGSLDHAQRVAEERAARGLEGVRAWLARLPDQAAASRVAGLLGDLADRSA
- a CDS encoding tetrahydrofolate dehydrogenase/cyclohydrolase catalytic domain-containing protein, whose product is MPRAPEAVRLDGKVVSAALVERMRDEVAALTFVPQLVFVRVGDDPASAYYVRSKERLAGRVGMRSRTVVLPEGTTTADVLELVHGLNEDADVDGILVQLPVPGVEAPKVLAAIDPGKDVDGLHPMNVGKLWSQGTGLAPATPLGVLALIDHYGVPVAGREAVVVGRSNLVGKPLAALLLARNATVTLAHSRTQDLGAVTRRADVLVAAVGSPRLITPEMVKPGAAVFDVGLTREEEGIAGDVHPDVARVAGYLTPMPGGTGLMTVVMVIANTIKAARERRAG
- a CDS encoding Asp23/Gls24 family envelope stress response protein, which translates into the protein MNESSDLAISADVLMNITQLAVEQVDGVRPTLPPARVGEILGGRRARGIVIERDGDDVWVDLSLAVDYGVEIPKVAAAAQSAVREAIASMTGLVVRSVNVAVESVELPEEDATRG
- a CDS encoding pyridoxal phosphate-dependent aminotransferase family protein — encoded protein: MSDVLPNAEGGAPVIAARDAFAKAFQFRRADEAVASGMHPYFKPIASQHGGSVRVAGREMIITGSNDYLGLTQDPRLKEAARRALDDFGTSCTGSRFLTGTLTLHEELEHRLAEFFHREAVLTFSAGFLGCLSVVSALAGRHDILYYDRENHASLYDAARLSFATLRKYEHNDLADLEQMLEADVGKPGGRIIVTDGVFSMSGHIADLPGIVRLKKRYGARLIVDDAHATGVLGEHGRGTGEHFGLEDEVDVIVGTFSKSFASVGGFMAGDREVVNYVKHHARPFIFTAALPAMQMAAALEALNIIEAEPQHRERLWHNVARLSAGMTALGFDTMGSRTPIVPVLIGPDELAMAFWKSLWELGIFTTPALPPGVPAGQSIIRTSVNANHTDAQLDALLHAFTEVGRKFGVI
- the accB gene encoding acetyl-CoA carboxylase biotin carboxyl carrier protein; protein product: MDVKEIRKLLEGLAATDVREFTYDTGDYKLSVKRGEDRGPATVTFTPPQAAQQGASSGNQQAAQSGQQAPPQAPPAAAAPQSAASEAAGPQLLEVLAPIVGTFYGSPSPEAPPFVKVGDRVSAGTVLCIIEAMKLMNEIEAETAGIVREVSVGNGDPVEYGQVLFRIEPA
- a CDS encoding GNAT family N-acetyltransferase produces the protein MNNLYQTLSPIRTRSATVDDAPLVQELYEATPGYFEIISIPVPTVAEVRTDLATAISDPRRHVELVLLDPSESESGLHVDPVSGAAVVGYLDYKLDYPAAGDATVNLLLVRAGMQSHGVGSACVKDLERRLNGRCKRMLASIYGENPRARSFWESHGYRFAIDARPLLEWYGKSLA